From the Jilunia laotingensis genome, the window GAAAAGCGACTCAGTTATATAGGTAATATCAACAGCCGTTTAAATTTTCGAAATAATCGATTGTATTGGACTGAAATTATACCCAGTGCCCGCTGGACACACGAGAATTACTCCGTTCTGAAAAGTTATGATTTTGAATCCAAACGCATTACAATCCACACACCACATAAACGTTATTTAACTCCGTCAATTGATAAATATGGAAAAACAGCCGCTGTTTCACAAAATTCTGTTGAGGGACAAAACCAATTGGTACTTGTCAATTTAGAGAATGGAAAAGAAATCACCTCTTTTAACGTGCCTGAAAATGCATTTATCAAAGAACTGACCTTCACAGACGATAACACAATCATCGCCATTGCTGTAACCGACCAAGGAATTACTCTCTTTCAATTTTCTCCGGCTTCAGGACAATGGGATGTGTTACTGAAAACGACCTCTACCAATATCACTTCCCCCCTTTGGAGGAATGGAAAAATATATTTTGAATCGGGACTCAATGGAACAAATAATATTTATTGCTTTGATCCGGAAGATAAACAAGTATACCGCCTGACTTCAGCCCGTTTCGGTGCTTTCGATCCAACCTTCTCTCCATCTGACAATCGCTTATTCTATTCAGATTACCAAGCAAATGGATACAAAATTGCATCGTTAGCAGCAGATAGCTTATTAATCCAAAAAGTAAACATAACCCAACCAACACCATTACCCTTTGTCGAAACGTTAGTAAAACAAGAGCAATTCAATCTTGACTCGGCTCGGCTGGAAGCTGTTGATTTTCAACCGAAGCCTTATCGAAAAGCCATTCATACATTCAAAATTCACAGTTGGGCTCCATTCTATTATGACGTGTCCGAGGCTATGAACACGAGTGCCGATGATTTAAGCACCATTGTCAAACCTGGTGCTACAATTATGTCTCAAAACACATTGAATACTGCCATCATGCAGGCTGGATGGTATTATCAAAAAGGATATCACCACGGAAAACTTTCATTTACTTACCAAGGCTGGTTTCCAATCATTGACTTAGCAGCCGATTATGGTGATAAAGCATACAATATAGCTTGGACACAAAATGATAAAAAACAGGATGTTACAAGAGGATATTATACCAATCGCAACCTGTTAGAAGCTGAAGCAAGAATCTATCTTCCCTTTAACTTGACGAAAAGCCAACATATCAGAGGCATACAACCTGCATTTACCTACTATTTTACAAACAATAAATATCAGGAACACGGAGGCAGCGAATTTCATAATTTCCAATACATTCTACCAGAAATTCTATTTTATAATTATAGGCGTAAAGCATTGCGGGATATCTTGCCCCGCACCGGTTACCAGTTACGTCTACAATACCTCATGAGTCCTTTTAACACAGAAAATTATGGTAGCTTATACGCAGCCCGGCTAACGACCTATTGGCCCGGGATTATCCGCAACCATGGCTTGATGCTTCGACTGGGTTATCAATATCAGGAACTGGACGGAAAAGCTCTATATCTCCCCAAGCACCTTATTGAAAAACCTCGCGGATATGACTTTCTATACCAGACTCGTCAACAATGGGCTTTCAAAGCAGATTATGCATTTCCCATACTCTCACCAGATTTGAATATCGGTTCACTCATTTATATCCGACGATTACGTGCAAATTTATTTTATGATTTGTCGCGGAATCAAGCAAACAAACAAAATAGATGGATGACACAAAGTTCTTGTGGCGGTGATCTGATAATCGACTGGAACGTACTTCGTAAGACCTATCCCTTAACTACAGGAATACGGTTAATTCAACCGATAAATTATGGAAAATTTCAGGCAGAAGCCTTATTTTCAATTACTTTTTAAATGATAACCCTAATGGATCGGCCACATTAAGATTATCACAAACTTGACATCCTTATTATAATAATAAAACAATAACTAATTTAACATCCTCCGTAAAATGAAAAAGTTGCTTTGCCCCCAGTGTAAAATCGCTGGTATGTATGTAAAAAATGAACAAGGAGAACGACTTCTCGTGTATGTTACAGATACTGGAGAAGTAATACCTAAAAATCCAGATGCATCCACAATAGGTTTTGATATGACAGAAGTATATTGTTTGGGATGCTCCTGGCACGGTTCATCCAAAAGGATGGTCAAATACTAAGAAAACAGATTCATTCATTTAAAATTCATAAATACTAAGCACAAAAAGCAGATATCCGTATTTACGAAAAACTTTTGAAGAGTATGCAGGTTTAATATGCCTAATCATTTAATTATTCATATTATGAGTCAAGGCATATTAATCAACAATGTCCATATCTTTGATGGACATAACGAGAAAGTAATTTACGGAAATATTCTGATAAAAGATAATCAGATAAAAACAATCTCCGAATCTCCTATTCCCATCAATGACGGAAATGACACAATCATAGATGGCCAACAAAAATTCCTGATGCCAGGCTTGATAGATGCACACTGGCATGCATATATGGCATGTAATACCATGATTGATTTGCTGACAGCCGATACAGCTTATACACAATTCAAAGCAGGACAAGAAGCAGGCGCAACTTTGCTCCGGGGTTTTACCACTATTCGTGATGCGGGAGGACCAGTCTTCGGATTAAAACGCGCCATCGATGAAGGAATCATCATCGGTCCCCGCATTTATCCTAGTGGATCTCTCATTTCACAAACCGGTGGTCATGGTGATTTCCGGGCAGTTTACGATGAACCACGTCCTTTCGATTGCTGCGGATTGACACATACTGAAGAAATTGGAGCAGCCATCATTGCAGACGGAATAGATGCTGTAACAGTTGCAGCACGCAATAACCTTCGTTTAGGAGCAAGTCAAATAAAATTAATGACCGGAGGAGGTGTTGCTTCTCTATATGACCGTTTGGAGGATACTCAATTTTTCGAAGAAGAAATCCATGCAGCAGTGAAAGCTGCAGAAGATGCTGGAACCTATGTAATGGTACACGTATATGTACCAAGAGCCATTCAACGGGCTATTCAGGCAGGCGTAAAAAGCATTGAGCATGGGCATCTCATTGATGAACCGACAATGAAGCTTATAGCGGAAAAAGAAGTATGGCTGAGTATGCAACCTTTTACTTTGGAAGATAATAAATTTCCTACGAAAGAACAACAAGAGAAACATGAACTGGTCGTCAACGGTACAGATAAAACGTATCAGTTAGCAAAAAAATACAAAGTCAAGTTAGCTTGGGGAACAGATTTATTATTTAATCCAACCAATACAAAGAACCAAAATCAAGGAATTATCAAATTACAAAAATGGTTCACCAATTTCGAAATACTTAAAATGGTTACTCATGACAACGCCCAACTTCTTTCTTTGTCAGGAATGAGAAACCCTTATCCCGGCAAACTAGGAGTTATTGAAGAAAATGCATTAGCAGACATCATTTTAGTTGATGGTAATCCGCTTGAGGATATCACATTATTGGGAAACCCTGAAAAATATTTTGTGATGATAATGAAGGATGGCAAAATATATAGAAACATTTTATAATGGAAAAACAATCTATTAGGAACAGTGAATCAGCTTATTACTTCCATAACGATTCTTCCTCTATATAAAATATCGCCTTTTTTCATACTAACATTGAACAAAACATGCTTTCGCACGTTTATAATAATGCAAATCAGCCTGAAGCTCTATATGCATATGTGAATACCCATAATGAAGCGACCATATGCCTCCCCGGCATAGACAGGTAAGATTGCATAGTAGTTTTGTCGTGTTTTATTTTGTGTTTGTGTTGTGACGGTGCTGCGATGTGAATCGGGGTACCGTTTTTTTTGCTTTTTAAACTTAAACTCCACAAGTAAAATAAAAAACAAGTTAGACTTATTGCTTAATCGAATCTTATATTTATATTTGTATTTATAGTTACAAACCACTGAATGTTATTACATGAAATGATGTAGCTACCTATTTATACCTTCAAAACGAAATTATTATGATGACACTATCTAATTTTGAAAATTTTGTTCCTCCACAAATATGGAGACGGGGAAAGGAATATTATGAATG encodes:
- a CDS encoding metal-dependent hydrolase family protein produces the protein MSQGILINNVHIFDGHNEKVIYGNILIKDNQIKTISESPIPINDGNDTIIDGQQKFLMPGLIDAHWHAYMACNTMIDLLTADTAYTQFKAGQEAGATLLRGFTTIRDAGGPVFGLKRAIDEGIIIGPRIYPSGSLISQTGGHGDFRAVYDEPRPFDCCGLTHTEEIGAAIIADGIDAVTVAARNNLRLGASQIKLMTGGGVASLYDRLEDTQFFEEEIHAAVKAAEDAGTYVMVHVYVPRAIQRAIQAGVKSIEHGHLIDEPTMKLIAEKEVWLSMQPFTLEDNKFPTKEQQEKHELVVNGTDKTYQLAKKYKVKLAWGTDLLFNPTNTKNQNQGIIKLQKWFTNFEILKMVTHDNAQLLSLSGMRNPYPGKLGVIEENALADIILVDGNPLEDITLLGNPEKYFVMIMKDGKIYRNIL
- a CDS encoding TolB family protein encodes the protein MLKSKHLFLIIYLFILIPFHLHAQFMNYGSDPSRFKWNIVRLPHYDLVYPQGNDSMAYKYALYLENAYPHIQKTIGKPMQVKFPVILHPASMSSNGMVSWAPRRMELITTPSSDLSVQSWDKHLVLHESRHVFQTGKVMHGIFKPLYYIVGEQSAGVASFLMPIWFLEGDAVSTETALSNGGRGRLPEFNMIYRAQMLGGDKFYTLDKWLMGSYKNYTGTYYTLGYNLASYARQRYGADIWAKTTSRYPNNLYFEGSFKHYSGSGFKQLYHDTFDYLRREWEKLDSCTLTPNYLSTSSKDYTSYRYPQVINDSVIVALKSSLKDINALVAFIDGKEKRLSYIGNINSRLNFRNNRLYWTEIIPSARWTHENYSVLKSYDFESKRITIHTPHKRYLTPSIDKYGKTAAVSQNSVEGQNQLVLVNLENGKEITSFNVPENAFIKELTFTDDNTIIAIAVTDQGITLFQFSPASGQWDVLLKTTSTNITSPLWRNGKIYFESGLNGTNNIYCFDPEDKQVYRLTSARFGAFDPTFSPSDNRLFYSDYQANGYKIASLAADSLLIQKVNITQPTPLPFVETLVKQEQFNLDSARLEAVDFQPKPYRKAIHTFKIHSWAPFYYDVSEAMNTSADDLSTIVKPGATIMSQNTLNTAIMQAGWYYQKGYHHGKLSFTYQGWFPIIDLAADYGDKAYNIAWTQNDKKQDVTRGYYTNRNLLEAEARIYLPFNLTKSQHIRGIQPAFTYYFTNNKYQEHGGSEFHNFQYILPEILFYNYRRKALRDILPRTGYQLRLQYLMSPFNTENYGSLYAARLTTYWPGIIRNHGLMLRLGYQYQELDGKALYLPKHLIEKPRGYDFLYQTRQQWAFKADYAFPILSPDLNIGSLIYIRRLRANLFYDLSRNQANKQNRWMTQSSCGGDLIIDWNVLRKTYPLTTGIRLIQPINYGKFQAEALFSITF